One halophilic archaeon DL31 genomic region harbors:
- a CDS encoding hypothetical protein (KEGG: hla:Hlac_3151 hypothetical protein), whose amino-acid sequence MSEPLVRPVVLDATVLSNFASTDSVTWLATTLEDLQTVPAVRTELEHGRAAGYAYLTHALAVLETGEISVVGSAPEQLQQDYPEIKDRLDPGEAEALVAAHTAGGTLVTDDGAARALATDYDVALTGSIGLLVRGVVRDDLTVETADEWLTTWIDVRNYYAPVDSVTAALPDDVDE is encoded by the coding sequence ATGAGCGAGCCGCTCGTCCGTCCTGTTGTCCTTGACGCGACAGTACTCAGCAACTTCGCGAGCACCGACTCCGTGACCTGGCTCGCCACGACACTCGAGGATCTCCAGACCGTCCCCGCTGTCCGGACGGAATTAGAGCATGGGCGTGCGGCCGGATACGCGTATCTGACCCACGCACTGGCCGTCCTCGAGACTGGAGAGATCAGCGTTGTTGGGTCCGCCCCGGAGCAGCTCCAGCAGGACTATCCGGAGATCAAGGACCGCCTCGATCCCGGCGAGGCCGAAGCGCTCGTGGCCGCACACACAGCTGGCGGGACGCTCGTGACAGACGACGGGGCCGCCCGAGCGCTCGCCACCGACTACGATGTGGCACTCACGGGGTCAATCGGCCTGCTCGTTCGTGGGGTCGTTCGCGATGATTTAACAGTCGAGACGGCAGACGAGTGGCTCACAACGTGGATCGACGTACGGAATTACTACGCGCCGGTCGACAGCGTGACTGCGGCCCTGCCCGACGACGTCGACGAGTAA
- a CDS encoding protein of unknown function UPF0175 (PFAM: Uncharacterised protein family UPF0175~KEGG: hla:Hlac_3152 hypothetical protein), whose product MATDRRSDAVEDKEQLATTIGLYVLGEISLGKAAKRTGVTRWEMEEILQEAGVELRLGPQSMDELEDEVDVALDLE is encoded by the coding sequence ATGGCTACTGATCGTCGTAGTGACGCAGTCGAGGACAAAGAACAGCTCGCGACCACGATCGGGCTCTACGTCCTCGGCGAGATCTCGCTTGGCAAGGCCGCCAAGCGCACCGGCGTCACTCGCTGGGAGATGGAGGAAATCCTCCAAGAAGCCGGCGTTGAGCTTCGGCTCGGCCCCCAGTCCATGGACGAACTCGAAGACGAGGTCGACGTGGCGCTCGACCTCGAATGA
- a CDS encoding hypothetical protein (KEGG: hwa:HQ2132A hypothetical protein) has product MTGPDIIDDTTGDYERLETELVAQDRDAARVSTADIDERRARRLVGNLVEDGVVTPVADQRVLVHEPSGEAFDSITQLAVFHRGWWAATDAEGD; this is encoded by the coding sequence ATGACTGGACCTGATATCATCGACGATACGACAGGCGACTACGAACGGCTCGAAACCGAACTCGTTGCACAGGATCGGGACGCAGCCCGGGTTTCGACGGCGGACATCGACGAACGGCGTGCCCGCCGTCTCGTTGGTAATCTCGTCGAGGATGGCGTGGTGACGCCGGTCGCCGACCAGCGAGTCCTCGTTCACGAGCCTAGTGGCGAGGCCTTCGACTCGATCACCCAGCTCGCCGTGTTCCATCGCGGCTGGTGGGCCGCCACCGACGCGGAGGGTGACTGA
- a CDS encoding hypothetical protein (KEGG: hla:Hlac_3172 hypothetical protein): MYSARQRNRDRRIDHHPAESDEATSPWAELRLAVPNDRSDESIVAFVECVLVELTHEDVGARYRSSNVWGATIDQYVAVDRTGQRFTERRFDERRGWDETQITRADVREKLVWRLSQSASVATNRSHADPVTNPDTFSVKSTQQLRTDSGHEER, encoded by the coding sequence ATGTATTCTGCACGACAGCGCAACCGAGACCGTCGTATTGATCATCATCCAGCCGAATCCGACGAAGCAACCTCGCCATGGGCCGAGCTCCGGCTCGCCGTGCCTAATGACCGGAGTGACGAATCGATCGTGGCGTTCGTTGAGTGTGTCCTCGTCGAGCTCACCCACGAGGATGTCGGTGCCAGGTACCGGTCCTCGAACGTGTGGGGTGCAACAATCGATCAGTACGTTGCCGTTGATAGGACTGGGCAACGGTTCACAGAGCGTCGGTTCGATGAACGCCGCGGCTGGGACGAGACTCAGATCACTCGCGCCGATGTTCGCGAAAAGTTAGTCTGGCGACTCTCACAGTCGGCATCAGTGGCAACGAACCGAAGCCACGCTGACCCGGTCACCAACCCCGATACGTTCAGTGTGAAGTCCACGCAGCAACTGCGAACGGATTCGGGACACGAAGAACGTTAA
- a CDS encoding hypothetical protein (KEGG: hla:Hlac_3173 hypothetical protein), translated as MSGGIVEATEEIPETLRAREQWVCWREEERDDKLTKIPITPATGGFASSTDPETWASFETALEYTETDHADGVGFVFTDDDPIVGVDLDDCRDPETGDVDDAALDIIERLDSYTEVSPSGTGYHVLIKGELPEGRNRRGSIELYDTARFFTVTGDHVERTPTRVARRQDALTAIHREYVQDTERDTVSKSEQRGGADDQSPTTGAADVDVDLEDENLLEKARNASNGEKFERLWNGNTVGYDSQSEADMALCCLLAFWTGGDRTQMEQLFRQSGLLREKWDEVHYADGSTYGEKTIERAIATTSEFYDPDAGDDTADDTPGGTSPDVGAADSERSRAYLAEKNRLLSERVDELEATLAEKTERIDSLEAEIDRLTDELENRGQEDEQSQGKHVTTASESSGKSESSSMLSRLFSGRSE; from the coding sequence ATGAGTGGTGGAATAGTCGAAGCTACCGAAGAGATCCCAGAGACGCTCCGTGCGCGCGAGCAGTGGGTGTGCTGGCGAGAAGAGGAACGGGACGACAAACTGACGAAGATCCCGATAACGCCAGCGACAGGAGGATTCGCGTCATCGACAGATCCCGAGACGTGGGCTAGCTTCGAAACGGCACTCGAGTACACTGAGACGGACCACGCCGATGGCGTCGGCTTCGTGTTTACCGACGACGATCCCATCGTCGGCGTCGACCTGGACGACTGCCGCGATCCCGAAACCGGCGACGTCGACGACGCGGCGCTGGACATCATCGAACGACTCGACTCCTATACGGAGGTGTCGCCGTCCGGCACCGGCTACCACGTCCTCATCAAGGGCGAACTTCCAGAAGGGCGAAACCGTCGAGGGAGCATCGAGCTGTACGACACGGCCCGCTTTTTCACCGTCACTGGCGACCACGTCGAGCGAACGCCAACGCGCGTTGCACGTCGGCAGGACGCACTCACAGCGATTCACCGCGAGTACGTCCAGGACACCGAGCGTGACACAGTATCCAAGTCCGAGCAGCGTGGTGGCGCTGACGACCAGTCACCGACAACCGGTGCAGCCGACGTTGACGTCGACCTCGAAGACGAAAACCTCCTCGAGAAAGCGCGAAACGCATCGAACGGCGAGAAATTCGAGCGGCTCTGGAACGGGAATACGGTCGGCTACGACAGTCAGTCCGAGGCCGACATGGCGCTGTGTTGTCTGCTGGCGTTCTGGACCGGTGGCGACCGGACGCAGATGGAGCAGCTGTTCCGCCAGTCAGGATTACTTCGGGAGAAATGGGACGAGGTCCACTACGCTGACGGGTCGACGTACGGCGAAAAGACCATCGAGCGAGCGATTGCGACCACTTCGGAGTTCTACGACCCGGACGCCGGCGACGATACCGCGGACGACACCCCCGGCGGAACGTCTCCAGACGTCGGCGCTGCTGACTCAGAGCGGAGTCGCGCGTATCTAGCCGAGAAGAATCGGCTCTTGAGCGAGCGCGTCGACGAACTCGAGGCGACACTAGCGGAGAAAACAGAGCGTATCGACAGCCTCGAAGCGGAGATCGATCGGCTCACCGATGAACTTGAAAACCGTGGCCAGGAGGATGAGCAGTCCCAGGGCAAGCACGTCACTACTGCGAGCGAGAGCAGTGGTAAGTCAGAGTCATCCTCCATGTTGAGTCGACTATTCAGCGGTCGGTCCGAGTAG
- a CDS encoding conjugation protein (KEGG: hut:Huta_1689 conjugation protein): protein MREYLRVTPTSERLDPEGIPQVLESLHKLASTESTGLADKLNPLHSETPPRFEFLALSDGADDPVEFYYGVDEHFDTFEKRLRSVYPATFDIERVEIDIASRLVQPVEFTREEFIDQYTAGKLQYEFGPNERYELVTDNEDQTAAAESDSLADSGTTADPSADYIIEVGDTALELAPPDAIPANEPLTTLAKPTVTTEGTVLARPATDTVPPLGVRWQGSAARKQDWMTSLAPFTADNSEEALSAVDQPGGALASLVDHLMEATPPVAFQVVFQRRESWQSDAELRKEDVIDGRDTLAQEIIGSLFEFDDQSEHRDKNQLSDSVAKRVEAIEAKNPKRSFTANIRAIGVPLDDDGRDDLDERMQSLAPVFDPLDGPYYEIAAERLRDSGFRTATKERNARAALQQLLDRDITTGRGKTRPEFVVSGRELANFVLVPSSEQLTVEGKRGTRAEQQSRNPLPRPHQDLMNEFRDGMAIGYALGDTGEAEDEPTHIPPRLLPTHYGRFGTTGSGKSKALINDLLSLYDNTEGPTVLINPKNDNMAQNYMRAHARRFGMTDLEENVVYFPMPDMLPGFSFFDLEPSMESGRRREDAIQRKADHYEEILKLVMGTDRYERATVAPTLIKTLIKTLFDEEYGRENGQYRESTDYFAHRQLEHVVDQLWDAGPPKANLGDAPRSSDEEVTRTIRRQLQLDSNTFANVMGGVGNRLAYISQDTHLRQIFNNTENQFDFRDLLNEDTVILFDLGDLRDDAARIMTGVILTNLDAALKDRKRALSQHPDDYVVNLLVDEAASVVVSNIMNDLLEKGRGFRLSVGLSMQFPEQMEAEGGRKIYLNALNNIGSSLIGKINVDRELARAMAHEEMDPTDFANRIRSLPRGEWIASLPSPTFGETGPYPFSLEPLPIPPGHPESEQPLTEREEVQFTETLSSMHEHVSDRHGVPAESDTSTTRPPADGHEVLDIASDDLDGAIANVVRSLQLREGCREENGWVAVEAVDDELRRLFDDGAAEPPSYDALADIRKRSRYLDTTVDIDADELRIRLTEAGEEVSTPDTGGVQAAGGSAHDAALLQIEEELTALGFTVSILAQDGSEKPDARASHPDVDDRFAIEVETTTPENPAKVLTNLRKAQEAGDLPLFVVRPGNDETEWAERVDGILTPPVRNLQNGETRFYTTDSNLTFNGGATDEGGVTAVRPARDDENGTQNIWQRDGDDIILCDSAGTEHIRLPSLEKLSKDRVPAIYSYDHAGEEYIVHEHGEQHIYETKSAFEDDWVRIKKPFIPEYEFSIPEYSRDSYVIVILPDEEPPIVYTNGITNPLGTLLDNPAPHNRSESENEHSVSAGDDNPDESATQENTPRAHSPERTTQTDASEHDHEVDDFETFVDVYVAKDEEAVLPKDDLYNAYRIWAIRHEQEIQSKSWFSRSLGEFVTYDTSRVRRNENRVNCYTGIALTEAGQHLIE from the coding sequence ATGCGTGAGTACCTTCGCGTGACGCCGACCTCTGAACGACTTGATCCAGAGGGCATTCCACAGGTACTGGAAAGCCTCCACAAACTGGCGTCAACAGAATCCACAGGGCTGGCAGACAAACTAAATCCACTGCATAGCGAAACCCCGCCACGATTCGAGTTTCTCGCGCTCAGCGACGGCGCGGACGATCCTGTCGAATTCTACTACGGCGTCGACGAGCACTTCGATACCTTCGAGAAGCGTCTCCGGTCGGTCTATCCCGCGACGTTCGACATCGAACGCGTCGAAATCGACATCGCATCCCGACTCGTGCAGCCAGTTGAATTCACACGCGAGGAGTTCATCGACCAGTATACAGCGGGGAAGCTTCAGTACGAGTTCGGCCCCAACGAGCGATACGAGCTCGTCACTGACAACGAAGACCAGACGGCGGCAGCGGAATCCGATTCGCTCGCGGATAGCGGCACAACCGCCGATCCGTCTGCCGACTACATCATCGAGGTCGGGGACACCGCCCTCGAACTCGCACCACCAGATGCGATTCCGGCAAATGAGCCGCTCACGACGCTTGCAAAGCCAACCGTGACCACTGAGGGAACGGTACTCGCACGGCCAGCGACCGATACCGTCCCCCCACTCGGCGTGCGATGGCAGGGGTCGGCCGCCCGGAAACAAGACTGGATGACCTCACTTGCGCCGTTCACTGCCGACAACTCAGAAGAGGCGCTCTCGGCTGTCGATCAACCTGGTGGTGCGCTCGCGTCGCTCGTCGACCACCTGATGGAGGCGACACCGCCCGTGGCGTTCCAGGTTGTCTTCCAGCGACGGGAGAGCTGGCAGTCTGATGCCGAACTTCGCAAGGAGGACGTCATCGACGGTCGGGACACACTCGCCCAGGAGATTATTGGATCGCTCTTCGAATTCGACGATCAGTCAGAGCACCGGGACAAAAACCAGCTGAGTGACTCGGTTGCAAAGCGTGTCGAGGCAATCGAGGCGAAGAATCCGAAGCGATCGTTCACCGCAAACATCCGGGCAATCGGAGTTCCGCTCGATGACGATGGGCGCGACGATCTCGATGAACGGATGCAGTCACTCGCCCCAGTGTTCGACCCGCTCGATGGGCCGTATTACGAGATTGCGGCCGAACGGCTGCGCGACAGCGGCTTTCGGACAGCCACGAAAGAACGGAACGCACGAGCGGCGCTTCAGCAGCTCTTGGATCGCGATATCACGACCGGCCGTGGGAAGACCCGACCGGAGTTCGTTGTGAGTGGCCGAGAGCTCGCGAACTTCGTACTCGTACCCTCCTCGGAACAGCTTACTGTCGAGGGGAAACGTGGGACGCGTGCGGAACAACAGAGTCGGAATCCATTGCCACGCCCCCACCAAGATCTGATGAATGAGTTCCGTGACGGAATGGCAATCGGGTATGCCCTCGGCGACACCGGCGAGGCCGAAGACGAGCCGACACATATCCCGCCCCGACTGCTGCCCACTCATTACGGCCGGTTCGGAACAACCGGCTCTGGGAAGTCGAAAGCCCTGATCAACGATCTGCTGTCGCTGTACGACAACACCGAGGGGCCGACGGTCCTCATCAATCCGAAAAACGACAACATGGCCCAGAACTACATGCGGGCTCACGCGCGTCGATTTGGAATGACCGACCTCGAAGAGAACGTCGTCTACTTCCCGATGCCGGACATGCTCCCCGGCTTCTCGTTTTTCGATCTCGAACCGTCGATGGAGAGCGGACGGCGCCGCGAAGACGCCATCCAACGGAAGGCCGACCACTACGAAGAGATTTTGAAGCTCGTGATGGGAACCGACCGCTACGAGCGGGCGACTGTGGCCCCGACCCTGATCAAGACGCTCATCAAGACACTGTTTGACGAGGAATACGGTCGAGAAAATGGGCAGTACCGAGAGTCGACGGACTACTTCGCCCACCGACAACTGGAGCACGTCGTCGATCAGCTCTGGGATGCCGGGCCACCGAAGGCAAACCTCGGTGATGCCCCTCGGTCAAGCGACGAGGAAGTCACTCGGACGATTCGTCGCCAACTCCAGTTAGATTCGAACACCTTCGCGAACGTGATGGGTGGTGTCGGGAATCGCCTCGCCTACATCTCACAGGACACCCATCTCCGGCAGATCTTCAACAACACCGAGAACCAGTTCGACTTTCGGGATCTCCTCAACGAGGACACGGTCATCCTCTTCGACCTCGGAGATCTCCGCGACGACGCCGCCCGGATCATGACCGGTGTGATCCTGACCAATCTCGATGCAGCCCTCAAAGATCGCAAACGGGCGCTCTCTCAGCACCCGGACGACTACGTGGTGAACCTGCTGGTCGACGAGGCCGCATCGGTGGTGGTCTCCAACATCATGAACGATCTCCTCGAGAAAGGACGAGGATTCCGGCTCTCTGTCGGGCTCTCAATGCAGTTCCCCGAACAGATGGAGGCCGAAGGCGGGCGGAAGATCTACCTGAACGCCCTGAACAACATCGGGAGTTCGCTCATCGGGAAAATCAACGTCGACCGAGAACTGGCGCGAGCGATGGCTCACGAAGAGATGGACCCCACGGATTTCGCCAACCGGATTCGCTCGTTGCCGCGAGGAGAGTGGATCGCCAGCCTACCAAGCCCGACGTTCGGTGAAACCGGTCCGTATCCGTTCAGTCTCGAACCACTCCCGATTCCACCGGGCCACCCCGAGAGTGAGCAGCCGCTCACAGAGCGTGAAGAAGTGCAGTTCACTGAGACGCTCTCCTCGATGCACGAGCACGTCAGTGACAGACACGGTGTGCCCGCTGAGTCAGACACCTCAACAACGAGACCACCTGCCGACGGACACGAGGTTCTCGATATCGCAAGCGACGACCTGGACGGTGCGATTGCGAACGTAGTTCGGAGTCTCCAGCTTCGAGAGGGATGCCGTGAGGAGAACGGCTGGGTGGCTGTCGAAGCAGTTGACGATGAACTCAGACGGCTCTTCGACGACGGCGCCGCCGAACCGCCATCGTATGATGCACTCGCGGACATCCGCAAACGCTCACGATACCTCGATACGACCGTCGATATCGACGCCGACGAACTCCGCATCCGGCTCACTGAAGCCGGAGAAGAGGTCTCGACGCCCGATACTGGTGGCGTGCAGGCCGCTGGTGGGAGTGCCCACGACGCAGCACTCCTCCAGATCGAAGAAGAGCTCACCGCACTCGGCTTCACCGTCTCGATCCTCGCACAGGATGGGAGTGAGAAGCCAGACGCGAGGGCGAGCCACCCCGACGTTGACGACCGCTTCGCCATCGAAGTCGAAACGACGACACCCGAGAATCCCGCAAAGGTACTCACAAACCTCCGGAAAGCCCAAGAGGCAGGAGACCTCCCGCTGTTTGTCGTTCGACCAGGAAACGACGAAACTGAGTGGGCCGAGCGTGTCGACGGCATTCTCACGCCGCCCGTTCGCAACCTCCAGAATGGTGAGACACGGTTCTACACGACCGACTCGAATCTCACGTTCAACGGCGGAGCGACCGACGAGGGTGGTGTTACTGCCGTGCGACCGGCACGTGACGACGAGAATGGGACCCAGAACATCTGGCAGCGTGATGGCGACGACATCATTCTCTGCGATTCCGCGGGGACGGAACACATCCGCCTCCCGTCGCTTGAAAAACTCTCGAAGGACCGTGTTCCAGCCATCTACAGCTACGACCATGCAGGCGAGGAGTACATCGTACACGAGCACGGTGAGCAACACATCTACGAGACGAAGTCAGCGTTCGAGGATGACTGGGTGCGTATCAAGAAGCCGTTCATCCCGGAGTACGAGTTCTCCATCCCAGAGTACAGCCGTGACAGTTACGTGATCGTGATTCTCCCTGACGAGGAACCACCGATAGTCTACACAAACGGGATAACGAATCCTCTCGGAACTCTACTTGATAACCCAGCACCGCACAATAGATCTGAGAGCGAGAACGAACACAGTGTGTCGGCAGGAGACGACAACCCGGATGAATCGGCCACCCAAGAGAACACACCGAGAGCACATTCCCCAGAGCGAACCACGCAGACTGACGCGAGTGAGCACGACCACGAAGTGGACGATTTCGAGACGTTCGTTGACGTGTACGTTGCCAAAGATGAGGAGGCAGTGCTCCCGAAGGATGATCTCTATAACGCATATCGAATATGGGCAATCAGACACGAGCAAGAGATTCAATCGAAATCGTGGTTCTCCCGTTCTCTGGGGGAATTCGTGACGTATGACACGAGTCGCGTTCGTCGAAACGAAAATCGAGTGAATTGTTATACAGGTATCGCGCTCACGGAAGCAGGCCAACATCTGATTGAATGA
- a CDS encoding transfer complex protein (KEGG: hsl:OE5009R transfer complex protein), which produces MYNVVLQAGGGPLAQLTEWLLNPTSPEGAAIYLLLVVALGIVGKLLWDRHTADDDEPEVDFSDLLDEETLEEGHAEGQILDDISESHKTVTAPAAIEWGTRAAHVGEQWTTTLYIADYADYPSDGYLSDLFELTDVEFDLTAHITPKNQQRARNELQDIADDLQVDADLEQSVRSAYLQERANEAAATYKAVESGANVFDQGMFVTVRANNKDELRDSVQKVKSALRDDPASLTPKTAICRQDLALQSAAPIGDNIFGRESIALGGAVGALLSSPHNATILEEGGVEFGIHKDNQSPVVIDPFARDNGYAMFTVGDTGSGKSFGSKQNFIRSIEQSKDRIGIILEPLNNWAGVSEALGAKRITVGGTLGLNPLEIRQTPDHVQRAMGEDASPFNEKLDDAMSFLTNFFALRGISLGDRRTTLELALKRAYKRQGITDDISTHGNPSPTIREMMDVFEDMVDDPEEFVVRSDEEAGKIKDDATWLLDQLRPFEDDGRHANLGQASEFDIRDEKVIYLDLAQQEGSVDSSTALTMQLLISLVYERAKETDKEVVFVIDEARYIMQDAASLAFLETVFRHHRHHDLSIRLVTQTVDEFFEHAESEAILDQCAVKQFHRLDGMDDQWADEFGLNYAQMRYVQDAVPGNEDAGFSEALVGVDGEWRGIKVEAMPKEKQVIDFDPTEQRRSSLPGAGEEAVDTDVQQFRETIETRAADGEERPPERTPDETEGGSSGGDDDA; this is translated from the coding sequence ATGTATAACGTCGTCCTGCAGGCGGGTGGCGGGCCCCTCGCCCAACTCACAGAGTGGCTCCTGAACCCAACGTCACCCGAAGGTGCAGCGATTTACCTCCTACTGGTTGTCGCCCTTGGAATCGTCGGTAAACTCCTCTGGGACCGGCACACCGCCGACGACGACGAACCAGAAGTCGATTTCTCGGACCTCCTCGACGAGGAAACACTCGAAGAGGGTCACGCAGAGGGCCAGATCCTCGACGACATCTCCGAGTCCCACAAGACGGTGACTGCGCCAGCAGCCATTGAGTGGGGGACACGAGCCGCACACGTTGGGGAGCAGTGGACGACGACGCTGTACATCGCTGACTACGCCGACTACCCGAGCGACGGCTATCTGAGCGACCTCTTCGAGTTGACCGACGTCGAATTCGACCTCACAGCGCACATCACGCCGAAGAACCAGCAGCGAGCGCGGAACGAACTGCAGGACATCGCTGACGACCTCCAGGTCGATGCCGACCTCGAGCAGAGTGTCCGCAGTGCGTACCTCCAAGAGCGAGCAAACGAAGCTGCTGCGACGTACAAGGCCGTCGAGAGCGGCGCGAACGTCTTCGACCAAGGGATGTTCGTCACGGTTCGCGCCAACAACAAGGACGAGCTCAGGGACTCGGTCCAGAAGGTCAAGAGCGCCCTCCGCGACGACCCAGCAAGCCTCACGCCGAAGACCGCAATTTGTCGCCAGGACCTCGCGCTGCAGTCGGCTGCTCCCATCGGAGACAACATATTTGGCCGTGAATCTATCGCCCTCGGTGGGGCCGTTGGCGCACTGCTCTCCTCACCGCATAACGCGACCATCCTCGAAGAGGGCGGGGTTGAGTTCGGAATCCACAAGGACAACCAGAGTCCCGTCGTCATCGACCCATTCGCTCGTGACAACGGATACGCGATGTTCACCGTCGGCGATACTGGGTCTGGCAAATCGTTCGGCTCGAAACAAAACTTCATCCGCTCGATCGAGCAGAGCAAGGACCGCATCGGCATCATCCTCGAACCACTCAACAACTGGGCAGGCGTCTCCGAAGCACTCGGAGCGAAACGCATCACCGTCGGTGGGACGCTCGGTTTGAATCCCTTGGAAATTCGCCAGACGCCTGACCACGTCCAGCGGGCGATGGGTGAGGACGCGAGCCCCTTCAACGAGAAACTTGACGACGCGATGAGCTTCCTCACGAACTTCTTCGCGCTCCGCGGCATCTCGCTTGGTGACCGGCGAACGACGCTCGAACTCGCGCTCAAGCGCGCCTACAAGCGCCAGGGAATTACTGACGATATCTCGACGCACGGCAATCCGAGTCCGACCATCCGAGAGATGATGGATGTGTTCGAGGATATGGTCGACGACCCCGAGGAGTTCGTCGTCCGGTCCGACGAAGAGGCGGGGAAGATCAAGGACGACGCGACGTGGTTGCTCGATCAGCTTCGCCCCTTCGAGGATGACGGTCGCCACGCCAATCTCGGTCAGGCGTCGGAGTTCGATATCCGTGACGAGAAGGTCATCTACCTCGATCTCGCCCAGCAGGAAGGCAGCGTCGACAGCAGTACGGCGCTGACGATGCAGTTGCTCATCTCGCTAGTCTACGAGCGGGCGAAAGAGACGGACAAGGAGGTCGTGTTCGTCATCGACGAGGCACGGTACATCATGCAGGATGCCGCGAGTCTGGCGTTCCTCGAAACGGTGTTCCGACATCACCGCCATCACGATCTCTCGATTCGTCTCGTCACGCAGACCGTCGACGAGTTCTTCGAGCACGCGGAGTCCGAGGCGATTCTGGATCAGTGTGCGGTCAAGCAGTTCCATCGCCTGGACGGGATGGACGACCAGTGGGCCGACGAGTTCGGGCTGAACTACGCCCAGATGCGCTACGTGCAGGACGCGGTCCCAGGTAACGAGGATGCAGGGTTCTCCGAAGCGCTCGTCGGCGTCGACGGCGAGTGGCGCGGAATCAAGGTCGAGGCGATGCCCAAGGAGAAGCAAGTCATCGACTTCGATCCGACTGAGCAGCGGCGTTCCTCTCTCCCCGGCGCTGGCGAGGAGGCGGTCGATACAGACGTACAGCAGTTCCGCGAGACTATCGAAACCAGAGCGGCCGACGGCGAGGAACGCCCGCCGGAGCGCACGCCAGACGAAACTGAGGGAGGCTCTTCAGGGGGTGACGACGATGCGTGA
- a CDS encoding hypothetical protein (KEGG: hsl:OE5010R hypothetical protein) gives MATDPDAAARRIMNQFDEESRIPYLNIEEGDVGVLIAFPIIGLFIASLTGVESLALPFVAGGLGFGVAVIYVSPDHLNAWTWTKDVYRYAKRPQVTFSAPEEADSSTNETERNEGGLANYTPFKPDERTQDLTNVKRAWPGAGAIQRTDGTMEAFIEIDPGNMDFAMSGDWAQLQEVGEEFANKELNSKLKFHATTRSFPVEQITETIEKRLTDEDVTENPIFRDLLEEYRETRPREMRDRGIQQMRYYLGVEVTPLEVYDRYRDEGTPAEKLTKFPVIGFLFNPFVTRREDFTDVERRAQMFEKLDSRVNDVRAEFIQQASGWSARRLSTVELFVLNMDFWNGWEHDYDEAERAIREQPIIGHSRREDETNV, from the coding sequence ATGGCTACAGACCCAGACGCAGCCGCACGGCGTATCATGAACCAGTTCGACGAGGAGAGTCGCATCCCCTACCTCAATATCGAGGAGGGAGACGTCGGCGTGCTCATCGCCTTCCCGATCATCGGGCTCTTCATCGCGAGTCTTACTGGCGTCGAATCGCTCGCACTCCCGTTCGTGGCTGGTGGGCTCGGATTCGGTGTTGCAGTCATTTACGTCTCTCCCGACCACCTGAATGCGTGGACGTGGACGAAGGACGTCTACCGCTACGCCAAGCGTCCACAAGTCACGTTCAGTGCTCCAGAAGAAGCCGACAGTAGCACAAACGAGACAGAGCGAAACGAGGGCGGGCTCGCGAACTACACGCCGTTCAAACCGGACGAGCGAACGCAGGATCTCACGAACGTCAAGCGGGCGTGGCCCGGTGCTGGCGCGATTCAACGGACAGACGGCACCATGGAGGCTTTCATCGAGATCGACCCGGGGAACATGGACTTCGCTATGTCCGGTGACTGGGCCCAACTCCAAGAGGTAGGCGAAGAGTTCGCGAACAAGGAACTGAACTCGAAGCTCAAGTTCCACGCGACAACCCGGTCATTTCCGGTCGAGCAAATCACGGAGACCATCGAGAAACGACTGACCGACGAAGACGTCACGGAGAATCCGATCTTCCGGGATCTCCTCGAGGAATATCGAGAGACACGGCCCAGAGAGATGCGCGACCGGGGCATCCAGCAGATGCGGTACTACCTCGGCGTTGAGGTCACTCCGCTAGAGGTCTACGACCGATACCGAGATGAAGGGACACCTGCCGAGAAACTGACGAAGTTCCCCGTCATCGGGTTCCTGTTCAACCCCTTCGTGACGCGGCGTGAGGACTTCACCGATGTCGAGCGGCGGGCTCAGATGTTCGAGAAGCTCGACAGCCGCGTCAACGACGTTCGGGCCGAGTTCATCCAGCAGGCGTCCGGCTGGTCTGCTCGCCGGCTCAGTACGGTCGAACTGTTCGTTCTGAACATGGACTTCTGGAACGGATGGGAGCACGACTACGACGAAGCGGAGCGTGCTATTCGTGAGCAACCGATCATCGGCCACTCGCGTCGGGAGGATGAGACCAATGTATAA